Proteins from one Salaquimonas pukyongi genomic window:
- a CDS encoding class I SAM-dependent methyltransferase, giving the protein MARNRKPAKSSHHRDQPGPAKARRHSREPSATKRTVPRQQPVETAPPARLAPAKARLAEKTGLLLSAEPDNDYALLDSGDGQKLEQYGALTLVRPEGQAIWQKRLPPQRWKAADAVFTGDTDEEGLGRWQFKNPQQGETFPMEWDGLQYWGRFTSFRHTGVFPEQAAHWRFMEQQLARLDGQDGPPRVLNLFGYTGLASLVAARAGAHVTHVDASKKAIGWARENQERAGLSEKPIRWICEDAVRFCEREVRRGNRYEGILLDPPAYGRGPKGEVWQLFENLPHMADLCRELVSPRAGFVVLTAYTIRASFLAIHELMQEVFGDRGGLLESGELTIATRGSERRISTSMFSRWTAGTARPGTPAREGSDG; this is encoded by the coding sequence ATGGCCCGAAACAGGAAACCTGCCAAATCCTCGCACCACCGGGATCAGCCGGGCCCGGCAAAGGCCCGCCGTCATTCACGCGAGCCTTCGGCCACAAAAAGAACAGTGCCCCGTCAGCAACCCGTTGAAACAGCGCCACCTGCCCGGCTTGCACCTGCAAAGGCGCGGCTTGCAGAAAAAACAGGGCTCCTGCTCAGCGCCGAGCCAGACAATGATTATGCGCTACTGGATTCTGGTGACGGCCAGAAGCTGGAACAATATGGTGCGTTGACCCTCGTGCGGCCGGAGGGGCAGGCGATCTGGCAGAAGCGATTGCCTCCGCAGCGATGGAAAGCCGCCGATGCTGTTTTTACAGGCGATACCGACGAAGAGGGCCTGGGGCGCTGGCAGTTTAAAAACCCGCAGCAAGGCGAGACCTTTCCCATGGAATGGGACGGCCTGCAGTATTGGGGCCGTTTTACTTCCTTCCGGCATACCGGGGTCTTTCCCGAACAGGCCGCCCACTGGCGGTTCATGGAGCAGCAGCTCGCCCGCCTTGACGGTCAAGACGGCCCGCCCCGGGTGCTCAACCTGTTTGGGTATACCGGTCTTGCCTCTCTGGTCGCGGCGCGCGCCGGTGCCCATGTCACCCATGTGGATGCATCGAAGAAGGCCATTGGCTGGGCACGGGAAAACCAGGAAAGAGCCGGGCTTAGTGAAAAACCCATCCGTTGGATTTGCGAGGATGCCGTCAGATTTTGCGAAAGGGAAGTGCGCCGCGGCAACCGGTATGAAGGCATTCTGCTCGATCCGCCCGCCTATGGCCGAGGTCCGAAAGGCGAGGTTTGGCAGCTTTTCGAAAACCTGCCGCATATGGCTGATCTGTGCCGGGAGCTGGTTTCGCCCCGGGCAGGCTTCGTTGTTCTGACCGCCTATACGATCCGCGCGTCCTTTCTTGCCATCCATGAGCTTATGCAGGAAGTTTTCGGCGACAGGGGCGGGCTTTTGGAATCGGGTGAACTGACGATTGCCACCCGTGGCTCGGAGCGCCGCATCTCAACCTCCATGTTCAGCCGATGGACCGCTGGTACGGCCAGGCCCGGCACACCCGCCCGGGAGGGAAGCGATGGCTGA
- a CDS encoding LapA family protein produces the protein MIRKLVFLFIALPVAVVLIMLSVANRAPVQVSLDPFNATDPAIAFTLPLFACLFAALLLGMVIGSIATWFTQGKHRKKLRKEHSEAMKWQSEAEAQKKRAEELTRELHPELKSLPASERAA, from the coding sequence ATGATTAGAAAACTTGTCTTTCTGTTTATTGCCCTGCCCGTTGCCGTAGTGCTGATCATGCTGTCCGTAGCCAACCGAGCACCGGTACAGGTGAGCCTGGACCCGTTCAACGCCACCGATCCTGCCATCGCGTTTACCCTTCCCCTGTTTGCGTGTCTTTTTGCAGCCCTGCTGCTGGGCATGGTTATCGGCAGCATTGCCACCTGGTTTACCCAGGGCAAACATCGCAAGAAACTGCGCAAGGAACACTCTGAGGCGATGAAATGGCAAAGTGAGGCCGAAGCCCAGAAAAAGCGGGCCGAGGAACTGACCCGGGAGCTTCATCCCGAGTTGAAATCCCTGCCTGCATCGGAACGGGCAGCTTAG
- a CDS encoding integration host factor subunit beta, with translation MIKSELIQLIADKNPHLYLRDVENIVNAIFGEITDALANGDRVELRGFGAFSVKNRKPRIGRNPKTGERVEVEEKWVPFFKTGKELRERLNA, from the coding sequence ATGATAAAATCTGAACTTATTCAATTAATTGCCGACAAAAATCCGCATCTTTATCTTCGTGATGTAGAGAATATCGTGAATGCCATTTTCGGCGAAATCACAGACGCGCTGGCCAACGGAGACCGGGTGGAGCTGAGGGGTTTTGGCGCCTTCTCGGTGAAGAACCGCAAACCCAGGATCGGCCGTAATCCAAAGACCGGTGAGCGCGTCGAAGTCGAGGAGAAGTGGGTGCCGTTTTTCAAAACGGGCAAGGAATTGCGCGAACGCCTCAATGCATGA
- the sppA gene encoding signal peptide peptidase SppA, translating into MAASVSSALSADQIVDRRKMKRRITFWRIASLLLLAAAIASILWALGAFEGLSKRSSDHIARVKISGVITNDKPMLDLLEDLKEKEQVKAVILDISSPGGSTVGGEAIFEAVRDLAAEKPVASSVGTLAASAGYMIAAGSDHIVARRSSIVGSIGVIFQYGQVSELLDKIGVEVNEIKSSPLKAEPSPFKPASPEAKAMIDRIVQDSYQWFVGLVADRRGFTPSKARLLADGSIFTGAQGLENGLVDEIGDEETARAWLVAEKGLSDSLEIHTWKADRDNDLYLSNPAGKTAAALRWFAVQLGLATPAAPLGELYEMLPERLFLDGLVSMLQIDGAGTLGR; encoded by the coding sequence ATGGCTGCTTCTGTATCATCCGCTCTTTCTGCCGATCAGATCGTTGACCGGCGCAAAATGAAGCGCCGCATCACCTTCTGGCGGATCGCTTCCCTGCTGCTGCTTGCCGCAGCCATCGCTTCAATTCTCTGGGCGCTTGGCGCGTTCGAGGGGCTGAGCAAGCGCAGCAGCGACCACATTGCCCGTGTGAAGATTTCCGGCGTGATCACCAATGACAAGCCGATGCTCGACCTTCTGGAAGACCTGAAGGAAAAAGAGCAGGTCAAGGCAGTCATTCTCGACATATCCTCGCCTGGCGGCTCCACCGTTGGGGGCGAGGCTATTTTTGAGGCGGTGCGGGATCTGGCCGCAGAAAAACCGGTGGCATCCAGCGTTGGGACGCTTGCCGCTTCCGCCGGTTACATGATCGCCGCCGGCTCCGACCACATCGTTGCGCGACGCTCTTCCATTGTCGGCTCGATAGGCGTGATCTTTCAGTACGGCCAGGTATCCGAACTGCTCGACAAGATCGGGGTTGAGGTCAACGAAATCAAATCCTCGCCGCTGAAAGCAGAACCCTCGCCGTTCAAACCGGCTTCCCCGGAAGCAAAGGCGATGATCGACCGGATCGTTCAGGACAGTTATCAGTGGTTTGTGGGGCTGGTTGCCGACCGGCGCGGCTTTACGCCGTCAAAGGCACGCCTGCTTGCCGACGGCAGTATTTTTACCGGTGCCCAGGGTCTGGAAAACGGGCTGGTCGACGAAATCGGCGACGAAGAGACAGCCCGTGCCTGGCTGGTGGCGGAAAAGGGGCTTTCCGACAGCCTTGAAATCCATACCTGGAAAGCAGATCGCGACAACGACCTTTACCTGTCGAATCCTGCAGGAAAAACGGCGGCTGCCCTTCGCTGGTTTGCCGTTCAATTGGGACTTGCGACACCTGCCGCGCCGCTTGGGGAGCTTTACGAAATGCTGCCTGAGCGCTTGTTTCTTGACGGGCTGGTTTCCATGCTTCAGATTGACGGCGCGGGCACACTCGGAAGGTGA
- the rpsA gene encoding 30S ribosomal protein S1 yields MESLNPTREEFETLLNESFEIHDVVEGAVVKGLITAIEKDMAVIDVGLKVEGRVPLKEFGAKAKDGSLNVGDEVEVYVERIENALGEAMLSREKARREESWQRLEEKFENNEKVEGIIFNQVKGGFTVDLDGAVAFLPRSQVDIRPIRDVTPLMNNPQPFQILKMDRRRGNIVVSRRTILEENRAEQRSEIVQNLEEGQVVEGVVKNVTDYGAFVDLGGIDGLLHVTDMAWRRVNHPSEILQIGQTVKVQIIRVNQETHRISLGMKQLESDPWESIETKFPVHTRITGRITNITDYGAFVEIEPGIEGLIHVSEMSWTKKNVHPGKIVSTSQEVEVQVLEVDPAKRRISLGLKQTLENPWEGFAKQFPVGAKVSGEVKNKTEFGLFIGLEGDVDGMVHLSDLDWNRSGEEAIEDYNKGDTVDAVVLDVDIEKERISLGIKQLSGDPIGDAADSGDLRKGAVVTCEVLEVKDNGLEVKIADTDIQTFIKRSDLSRDRDEQRPERFAPGQKVDARIIQFDKKNRKVGVSIKALEIAEEKEAVAQYGSTDSGASLGDILGAALKEKSGEK; encoded by the coding sequence ATGGAAAGTCTGAACCCTACCCGGGAAGAGTTCGAAACTCTTCTCAACGAATCCTTTGAAATCCATGACGTCGTAGAAGGCGCGGTAGTCAAAGGGCTGATCACAGCGATCGAAAAAGACATGGCCGTCATCGATGTCGGCCTGAAAGTCGAGGGCCGCGTGCCCCTGAAAGAATTCGGCGCCAAGGCAAAAGACGGCTCGCTCAATGTGGGCGATGAAGTCGAGGTCTATGTCGAGCGGATCGAAAATGCGCTTGGCGAAGCCATGCTGAGCCGGGAAAAAGCCCGCCGCGAGGAAAGCTGGCAGCGCCTTGAAGAGAAATTCGAGAACAACGAAAAGGTCGAAGGCATCATCTTCAACCAGGTCAAGGGCGGTTTCACCGTCGATCTGGACGGCGCTGTCGCCTTCCTGCCCCGTTCCCAGGTGGATATTCGTCCGATCCGCGACGTGACCCCGCTGATGAACAACCCGCAGCCTTTCCAGATTCTCAAGATGGACCGCCGCCGCGGCAACATTGTTGTTTCGCGCCGCACCATCCTGGAAGAAAACCGCGCTGAACAGCGCTCTGAAATCGTCCAGAACCTCGAAGAGGGTCAGGTCGTCGAGGGCGTGGTCAAGAATGTCACCGATTACGGCGCATTCGTCGATCTTGGTGGCATTGACGGCCTTTTGCACGTTACCGACATGGCCTGGCGCCGGGTTAACCACCCATCGGAAATTCTGCAGATCGGTCAGACCGTCAAGGTCCAGATCATCCGCGTGAACCAGGAAACCCACCGTATTTCGCTAGGCATGAAACAGCTCGAAAGCGATCCGTGGGAATCGATCGAAACCAAGTTCCCGGTCCATACGCGTATTACGGGCCGTATCACCAACATCACCGACTATGGTGCGTTTGTTGAGATCGAACCGGGTATCGAGGGACTGATCCACGTTTCGGAAATGTCGTGGACCAAGAAGAACGTCCATCCCGGCAAGATCGTTTCCACCAGCCAGGAAGTCGAAGTGCAGGTTCTCGAGGTCGATCCGGCCAAGCGCCGCATCTCGCTGGGCCTCAAGCAGACCCTGGAAAACCCGTGGGAAGGTTTCGCCAAACAGTTCCCGGTCGGCGCCAAGGTGTCCGGCGAGGTCAAGAACAAGACCGAATTCGGCCTGTTCATCGGCCTGGAAGGCGATGTCGACGGCATGGTCCACCTGTCCGATCTGGACTGGAACCGTTCCGGCGAAGAAGCCATCGAGGACTACAACAAGGGCGATACGGTGGATGCTGTCGTTCTGGATGTGGATATCGAGAAGGAACGCATTTCCCTGGGCATCAAGCAACTTTCGGGCGATCCGATCGGCGATGCCGCAGACTCCGGCGACCTGCGCAAGGGTGCCGTGGTCACCTGTGAGGTGCTTGAAGTGAAGGATAACGGACTTGAGGTGAAAATCGCCGATACCGACATCCAGACCTTCATCAAGCGCTCCGACCTTTCGCGTGACCGTGACGAACAGCGCCCCGAGCGCTTCGCTCCCGGCCAGAAGGTCGATGCCCGCATCATCCAGTTCGACAAGAAAAACCGCAAGGTGGGCGTGTCGATCAAGGCGCTGGAGATTGCCGAGGAGAAGGAGGCCGTCGCACAGTACGGTTCAACCGATTCCGGAGCATCCCTTGGCGATATTCTTGGTGCTGCGCTGAAAGAAAAATCCGGCGAGAAATAA
- the cmk gene encoding (d)CMP kinase, whose amino-acid sequence MADRLVIAIDGPAASGKGTLARRLAAHYGLPHLDTGLTYRAVAHALLQVGLPLDSEALAAEVATSINLGALDRDILSTHEVGEAASKVAVMSSVRKALVEAQRKFAESGKGAVLDGRDIGTVVCPNADVKLYVTATPQVRARRRHEEILSKGGTAEYAEILADIKRRDERDMNRADSPLKPAEDAHLIDTSEMDIESAFHAALEHVESVTSAKQA is encoded by the coding sequence ATGGCTGACCGGCTGGTAATCGCCATCGATGGCCCTGCTGCTTCCGGCAAGGGGACGCTGGCGCGCAGATTGGCGGCCCATTATGGTTTGCCGCATCTTGATACCGGCTTGACCTACCGGGCCGTTGCCCATGCCCTGCTTCAGGTCGGGCTTCCCCTCGACAGTGAGGCACTGGCGGCGGAAGTCGCGACCAGCATTAATCTTGGCGCGCTCGACAGGGACATTCTTTCCACCCATGAGGTCGGTGAAGCCGCCTCGAAAGTCGCGGTAATGAGCAGCGTGCGCAAGGCACTGGTGGAAGCACAGAGGAAATTTGCAGAATCCGGCAAGGGTGCTGTGCTCGATGGCCGGGATATCGGCACGGTCGTGTGTCCAAACGCCGATGTGAAGCTGTATGTTACCGCGACACCGCAAGTTCGCGCCCGCCGCCGGCATGAGGAAATCCTGTCCAAAGGCGGGACGGCAGAGTACGCTGAAATCCTGGCAGATATCAAAAGGCGGGATGAGCGCGACATGAACCGTGCCGATTCGCCGCTGAAACCAGCTGAAGATGCGCACTTGATCGATACAAGCGAAATGGATATAGAGTCCGCGTTTCACGCCGCTCTTGAACACGTAGAAAGCGTAACGAGCGCAAAACAGGCCTGA
- the aroA gene encoding 3-phosphoshikimate 1-carboxyvinyltransferase yields MIASKAKSLSGVAAVPGDKSISHRSVLLGGLASGTTRISGLLEGEDVLNSLKASRMLGAIAGKEGDDWIIQGTGNGLLLEPEEAIDFGNSGTGCRLYMGLAGSYDFPVTFAGDASLSKRPMGRIVDPLKLMGTQLLDSREGCRLPITLCGPRVTAPIEYRVPMPSAQVKSAVLLAGLNAPGITTVVEPVMTRDHSEKMLAGFGAAIEVETKTDGTRFIRLEGQGNLAGQDIQVPSDPSSAAFPIVAALIVEGSDVTLPNILMNPTRTGLVTTLLEMGANIDISNERESGGERIADLRIRSSQLKGVTVPGERSASMIDEYPVLAVAAAFAGGETLMEDVGELRVKESDRLAAVGAGLKANGVSCEEGKDWLKVTGTPGGKGLGGAGSGNIAPVATHLDHRIAMSFLVMGLGAEKPVQIDDASPIATSFPEFTALMRELGAVLEPSNG; encoded by the coding sequence ATGATCGCCAGCAAGGCGAAGTCCCTTTCGGGGGTTGCAGCAGTGCCGGGCGACAAATCCATTTCCCACCGGTCCGTACTTCTCGGCGGACTAGCCAGCGGCACAACCAGAATTTCCGGGCTGCTGGAAGGCGAAGACGTGCTCAATTCCCTCAAGGCAAGCAGAATGCTGGGTGCCATTGCTGGCAAGGAAGGAGATGACTGGATCATACAGGGAACCGGAAACGGCCTTCTGCTCGAACCGGAAGAAGCCATTGACTTCGGCAATTCAGGGACCGGGTGCCGCCTTTATATGGGACTTGCCGGCAGCTATGACTTCCCGGTGACGTTCGCGGGCGATGCCTCCCTTTCAAAACGCCCCATGGGGCGCATCGTCGATCCGCTCAAACTCATGGGAACCCAGCTCCTCGACAGCCGGGAAGGATGCCGCCTGCCGATTACCCTTTGCGGGCCGCGCGTAACCGCACCCATCGAGTATCGCGTACCGATGCCTTCTGCCCAGGTAAAATCCGCCGTATTGCTCGCCGGCCTCAACGCGCCGGGCATCACTACGGTTGTTGAACCCGTCATGACGCGCGATCACAGCGAGAAAATGCTGGCAGGGTTCGGCGCCGCGATAGAAGTTGAAACCAAAACCGATGGTACCCGTTTCATCCGGCTCGAAGGTCAGGGGAACCTTGCCGGTCAGGACATCCAGGTACCATCCGATCCCTCTTCGGCCGCTTTCCCCATCGTTGCCGCACTGATTGTTGAAGGCAGCGATGTTACCTTGCCCAACATCCTGATGAACCCGACCCGTACCGGCCTTGTCACCACCCTGCTGGAAATGGGCGCGAATATTGACATTTCCAATGAACGCGAAAGCGGTGGTGAAAGGATCGCCGATCTGCGCATTCGGTCTTCGCAACTGAAGGGCGTAACCGTCCCGGGCGAGCGCTCGGCCTCGATGATCGATGAATATCCCGTGCTGGCGGTTGCTGCTGCCTTTGCCGGCGGTGAAACCTTGATGGAGGATGTCGGCGAATTGCGGGTCAAGGAAAGTGACCGCCTTGCAGCCGTTGGTGCGGGCCTTAAAGCCAATGGGGTTTCCTGCGAGGAAGGCAAGGACTGGCTGAAAGTCACCGGTACGCCCGGCGGCAAGGGGCTGGGCGGCGCAGGATCCGGCAACATTGCCCCGGTCGCGACCCATCTTGATCACCGCATCGCCATGAGCTTCCTGGTCATGGGGCTGGGCGCCGAGAAGCCAGTACAGATCGACGATGCATCGCCCATCGCCACGAGTTTTCCAGAATTTACGGCCCTGATGCGGGAATTGGGGGCTGTGCTGGAGCCGTCAAATGGCTGA
- a CDS encoding TIGR02300 family protein produces MAKDKLGTKRVCPDTGRKFYDLNKDPVVSPYSGKSYPLSFFLETASVTKVKKEQAEPEAKAPKEEEAEKVDEEEGELEEETAVEIVSLEDSEDDDDDEDGEITTSDDVTDDDIPEIPDVELDDDEDDDAAEDDIFLDDDEDDDTPIAGVVPAKDDEDL; encoded by the coding sequence GTGGCTAAAGACAAACTAGGAACCAAACGGGTGTGTCCGGATACCGGACGCAAGTTCTATGACCTGAACAAGGATCCGGTGGTTTCTCCCTATTCAGGAAAAAGCTACCCGCTCTCCTTCTTTCTGGAAACCGCCAGCGTGACGAAGGTGAAGAAGGAGCAGGCGGAGCCGGAGGCAAAGGCGCCGAAGGAGGAGGAAGCCGAGAAGGTTGACGAGGAAGAGGGCGAACTGGAGGAAGAGACCGCCGTTGAAATTGTCAGCCTGGAGGATTCCGAAGACGATGATGATGACGAAGATGGCGAAATCACTACGTCCGATGATGTAACGGATGACGATATTCCCGAAATTCCGGATGTTGAACTGGACGATGACGAAGATGACGACGCCGCAGAAGACGACATCTTCCTCGACGATGACGAAGATGACGATACGCCCATCGCAGGCGTGGTCCCCGCCAAGGATGACGAGGATCTGTAA
- a CDS encoding type 1 glutamine amidotransferase: protein MKIGILQTGHVPEDLVKQHGEYPAMFERMLSGHGFTFETWAVVDNELPDSIYSADAWLITGSRHGAYEDHAFIPPLEAFIRKAYAAEVPLAGICFGHQILAQALGGKVVKFPGGWGLGQTVYKMGEEEIELLALHQDQVVEKPEAAEVIASTDFCANAGLAYPGANGIKAISFQPHPEFSTQYLRDLIVTRSGVAFPEEQGNAALSSVKEKNDSDKIAQQLADFFLKARASQAA from the coding sequence ATGAAAATCGGCATTTTGCAAACCGGCCATGTGCCGGAAGATCTGGTGAAACAACATGGCGAATATCCGGCCATGTTCGAACGGATGCTTTCCGGTCATGGTTTCACTTTTGAAACCTGGGCCGTGGTCGACAATGAACTTCCCGACAGTATTTACAGCGCTGATGCCTGGCTGATCACCGGATCGCGCCACGGCGCCTATGAAGATCATGCCTTTATTCCGCCACTGGAAGCCTTCATTCGGAAAGCCTATGCCGCTGAAGTGCCGCTTGCCGGAATATGCTTCGGTCACCAGATTCTCGCACAGGCACTTGGGGGAAAGGTTGTCAAATTTCCCGGCGGGTGGGGTCTTGGGCAAACCGTTTACAAAATGGGGGAAGAGGAAATCGAGTTGCTGGCCCTGCATCAGGACCAGGTGGTCGAAAAACCGGAGGCTGCCGAAGTAATCGCCTCGACGGATTTCTGCGCCAATGCCGGTCTCGCCTATCCCGGGGCAAACGGAATAAAGGCCATCAGCTTTCAGCCGCATCCAGAGTTTTCGACGCAGTATCTGCGCGACCTGATCGTAACCCGTTCCGGGGTCGCCTTTCCGGAAGAACAAGGCAACGCCGCGCTCAGTTCGGTGAAAGAAAAGAACGACTCTGACAAAATCGCTCAACAGCTTGCCGATTTCTTCCTCAAGGCAAGGGCGAGCCAGGCTGCCTGA
- a CDS encoding TRAP transporter large permease, with the protein MTAMEVCLLLAGVLIVLVIIGVRVAFATALVGMVGLFSFYAFEKGYPLDRAFIITLKLAGQVPHSKTESHVLALIPTFILIGYLAYFAGFTKALFEAAKRWVGWLPGGLGVATVFATAGFAAVSGASVATSAVFARIAIPEMLKVGYDKRFAAGVVAAGGTLASLIPPSAILVIYAIITESSVGRLLMAGFLPGLVSALIYAALIILMATMRKDMGPAVKGYSWKERLVSVPGTLPILFVVFIIIYCIYAGWGTPTEAGALGAFVVLVMSLAKGTNWTQLRGALLESAKLTAMIFTMIWGVLIYVRYLGFADLPGAFAGFITGLDQPAIVTLLFILAAYVILGMFMDAIGMLILTLPITFPAVIALNGGPDVSYADSALGMSGENCAVWFGIIVVKMAELCLITPPIGLNCFVVAGVRPDISAQDVFRGASPFFIADVITVGVLIAFPQIVLWLPNVLLG; encoded by the coding sequence ATGACCGCGATGGAAGTCTGCCTGCTGTTGGCCGGGGTACTGATTGTTCTTGTGATCATTGGTGTGCGCGTTGCCTTTGCCACTGCGCTGGTCGGCATGGTGGGGCTATTTTCCTTTTACGCCTTCGAAAAGGGATATCCCCTTGACCGGGCATTCATCATCACCCTGAAACTGGCCGGGCAGGTTCCCCACTCGAAAACCGAAAGCCATGTTCTGGCGCTGATTCCAACCTTCATTCTGATCGGGTATCTGGCCTATTTTGCAGGGTTCACAAAAGCACTGTTCGAGGCGGCCAAACGCTGGGTCGGCTGGCTTCCGGGCGGGCTTGGCGTTGCAACCGTGTTTGCAACGGCAGGATTTGCTGCCGTGTCCGGCGCCTCGGTGGCAACCTCGGCGGTATTTGCCCGCATTGCCATCCCTGAAATGCTGAAGGTCGGCTACGACAAGCGCTTTGCCGCCGGTGTCGTTGCAGCCGGGGGCACGCTGGCTTCGTTGATACCGCCTTCCGCCATCCTCGTCATATACGCCATCATTACCGAAAGTTCGGTCGGCAGGCTGTTGATGGCCGGCTTTCTGCCCGGACTTGTATCTGCGCTCATCTACGCTGCACTGATTATCCTGATGGCAACCATGCGCAAGGACATGGGGCCGGCGGTCAAGGGGTACAGCTGGAAGGAACGCCTGGTTTCGGTGCCGGGCACGCTTCCCATTCTTTTTGTCGTTTTCATCATCATCTACTGCATCTATGCGGGATGGGGTACGCCCACGGAGGCAGGTGCCCTTGGCGCATTCGTCGTGCTGGTCATGTCGCTTGCAAAAGGTACCAATTGGACCCAGTTGCGCGGCGCCCTGCTTGAGAGTGCCAAGCTGACTGCCATGATTTTCACCATGATCTGGGGCGTGCTGATCTATGTGCGCTATCTGGGCTTTGCAGACCTGCCCGGCGCCTTTGCCGGCTTCATCACCGGTCTTGACCAGCCGGCAATCGTCACCCTGCTGTTCATCCTTGCGGCCTATGTCATCCTGGGCATGTTCATGGATGCAATCGGCATGCTGATCCTGACCCTGCCGATCACGTTTCCCGCTGTCATTGCGCTTAATGGCGGCCCGGATGTCAGTTATGCGGATTCAGCCCTCGGCATGTCCGGCGAGAACTGTGCTGTGTGGTTCGGGATCATCGTGGTCAAGATGGCGGAGCTGTGTCTCATCACGCCGCCGATCGGGCTCAACTGCTTCGTCGTGGCCGGCGTGCGCCCCGACATTTCGGCGCAGGACGTCTTTCGCGGCGCTTCACCGTTTTTCATCGCGGATGTGATTACGGTCGGCGTCCTGATCGCCTTTCCACAGATAGTGCTGTGGCTGCCCAACGTGCTGCTGGGTTAG
- a CDS encoding TRAP transporter small permease subunit, producing MSAHSVHSDDSAVSRADRWLFRIEGWMALAGGVAILGAMILSVVNILGRKFLNWPVPGYVAIMSQIMPVMAFMGIAYCQRLGSHIRMDIVVGTLKGRVLWIAELAGIALMAVLTIALVYGSFDHAIRAFTLGDTTDDMNIPTWPVKMLVPVMFCFLLARFALQSWAYWLAIRSGEDEPVAVPLIEDAATQAMNEAETVSGQADDEVTK from the coding sequence ATGTCCGCCCACTCCGTTCATTCCGATGACAGCGCGGTAAGCCGCGCCGACCGCTGGCTGTTTCGAATCGAAGGCTGGATGGCGCTGGCTGGCGGCGTTGCCATTCTCGGCGCGATGATTTTATCCGTCGTCAACATTCTTGGCCGCAAGTTCCTCAACTGGCCGGTTCCGGGTTATGTGGCGATCATGTCCCAGATCATGCCGGTCATGGCATTCATGGGCATTGCGTATTGCCAGCGTCTTGGCAGTCACATCCGCATGGACATTGTGGTCGGCACACTGAAGGGCCGGGTGTTGTGGATCGCGGAGTTGGCCGGGATCGCGCTGATGGCCGTTTTGACCATCGCGCTGGTCTACGGATCTTTCGATCATGCAATACGCGCCTTCACCCTCGGCGATACCACAGACGACATGAACATCCCCACTTGGCCGGTGAAAATGCTGGTGCCGGTAATGTTCTGTTTTCTGCTTGCCCGCTTTGCACTGCAGAGCTGGGCATACTGGCTTGCAATCCGGTCCGGGGAAGATGAGCCGGTTGCGGTTCCATTGATCGAGGATGCCGCCACCCAGGCAATGAACGAGGCTGAGACGGTTTCCGGACAGGCCGACGACGAGGTTACCAAATGA